The window AATACTAGGAGGTGAAGGAATTTCAGTTTAAGATCTGATTCTGACCTTGTGGTGTTAGGCGGTGTCCTGAGAAGCAGGCTGTTAAAACATTCCGAAGATTCCTGGGGTTTGAAATCCTTAGGAAATCTAATTAATGAAGTTTgtctctttggggaaatgtcttaAAAAGTTCAGAGGGATTAAATATACTAAATGGAtaagactataaagaaggctgaacaccaaagaattgatgcttttgaactgtggtgttggagaagactcttgagagtcccttggactgcaaggagatccaaccagtctatcctacaggaaatcagttctgaatagaatattcactggaaggactgatgttgaagttgaaactccaaaactttggcttcCTGactcaagagctgactcattggaaaagatcctgatgctgggaaagattgaaggcaggagaaggggacgacggaagatgagatggttggatggtatcaccgactcaatggacatgaatttcagccagctctgggagatggtgatggacagggaagcctgccgggCTGCAATTCTTGGGctcatagtcggacacgacttagcgactgaacaataacaatgacaTACTAACTGTGGAATAAGTGAGGGAATATACAAAGGTTACTagattaataaatgtttttaagtcgagctttaaagctttttttttctaaagaaaagccGGGGTAAAGGGGACACGAGGCGGGAGGGCGCCCAAATGGGGTGCGGTACACGAAGCAGGAGCGCGCCCGAATCGGTGGCGAAGGAGGGGGCAGGAAAAAGGCCGAGGACGGAGGATGCTCAGGGGAAACCAGGTGGAATCTTTACTCAGAGAAAAGCGACAGAACTAACGGCTCACGCCGGGCAGGAGGGGCGGCAGCAAGAGGGAACTGCCAGCAGGGGCACGATCACAGGGATCACAGCGGGTGCGGTTTCGGGCGACGGCGGCCACAGGTGCGGGCGGCGTGGGGCGCTGCGGAGTCAGAGCGAGGAGTGATGAAGGCGCGCCGGGCAGGGCGGGCGCAAGAGCAGCCCATCGCCCACGTGCGGGCGGGGACCGCGAGGCTGAACTCCGCTCTCCCGCCTCCGGGCCACCCGACGctgcgccccgccccgcccgcgccCTGTCCCCGCCCCGCCCACATCCCCTCCCCccgtccccgccccgccccgcccacgccctgtccccgccccgcccacatcccctcccctccccctcccccaccccgcccgcgccctgtccctgcccccggccccagccccgCACGCGGGTCGCCAGGGCGGAGAGCATTCCTGGGTAAGCCTCTAGCAGACTGGGCCGGCGTCCCCCGGGGCCCCGGTCCCTGTCCGGGGGCACACCTACCCGGAGGGGCTGCGACTCAGAGGCCCTCACTGCGGGGCTGGAGGCGGCGTGCTCCCCGCCAACTTCTGCGccgcctccttctcttcctgcagcgAGGAGTCCCCGGGGGGCTTCCCGGAGGGCTTCCCGGTGGGCTTCCTGGAGGGCTCGGTGAccgccgccgcggccgccgcgcGGGCTTGCGCCCTGGACGCCTTCCTGGGCCCCTCCTTGAAGGCGTGGTAGCTCGCGGACAGCCAGGGGGTCTCCGTGCCGTGCTTGCGGCCCACCGGGTAGGCGCCGATGGCCGCCAGGAGGCTGCGGTGGTGCTCGGGGTCCAGCTCGGTGTAGTACATCTCCAGGGTCAGCGGGGTGCAGATCTTGTGCTGCGGGAAGGGCGGGTCAGGGGCGCCAGCGGGGCGCCGTGGGGGGCGGCGGGCGTTGGGAAGCGCCGCGCCCCTGGTCTCGGGAGGCCAGGTCGGCCGGGATGCCGGAGGCATGTTCCAGGGCCACCCGCGGGTGGGCGGTCACCTTCTGCTTTTGAGCAGTTCGATAATACTGGAGGCAGGGCCCctaaatgcatttatttctgccctaacttCAAGTCACCAAGGGGCGGCCTCCGATTCAGAACTGAAGGCGCCACCTAGAGCCAGCGCCCCACAGAAGGCGGGTGGCTGACCTGCCCGCATCCTGCGGGTCCCCAGGGTGTCCCAGCGAGTGCGGGGCGTTAGCAGCCTGGTGAACCCCTGGACGTATAGTGAGGATTGGTGGCCACTGTGGGGTGCGTTTTCATCTTGGAAACCATGGGGAAAGGAGAAGGATTTAACTACTGAAAACTTAAAGAGTCTCagaaaaaatacactgaaaatgattaaaaaaaaaagtcatttcctTATGAGGAAAgctgagagaggaaaaggaggaaggggagcCTCTTGCCAAGCGCAGGGAAAACTCACCACCGCCACCTCCTTCCTTAGGCTTCACTGTTTTGGATTACAGGGAGAGAAAACTTCTTGCTAAAACaccttttctttgaatttttctaaaGGTAAAACTTGACTGTTCCTGGGAGGTGATGTTCCCAAAGAGCTAGGAACACCCGTTGCCCTCTTGTTGGCAGGGGGTGGGTActcagggcagaggtggggaggccAGTCCTTCCCCTGGACTCCCCACGGGACCCTCCCTGGCATGGGGCTCCACAGCCCTTCCTAGCCCCGGTGCCCAGCGTGCCGGCCTTACCCGAAGCAGGAAGCCGTCTGGGCAGCTGAACTGGTCGTACCAGATGGCCTTGTACATGATCAGGAGGCAGCCCATGAGCGCCATGGTGAAGGCGATCATCCGGCCCGTGGGCATCTGGAGGTGGACAGGtcggagggagaggggagggtgaggctgggctgggggcggggatgGGCAGTGACCTCTCAGAGAGGAGGACAAGGAGGGGCAGATCTGTCACTGAAACATGAAAGGCTCCAGAGATCACTCATGAGTCTGAGCGAACGCCAGGAGatggtagaggacagaggagccaggcgggctccAGTCctcggggtctcgaagagtcagacacgacttagtgactgaacaacagagtaTAAAAGCTGTCAGTAACAAAGAGCTAGAAATGGAAGGGAAAACACATTTGCCAGATACACAGCAGGAAAAGTGACTCTGCATCGTATGTGGGAAACCCGGGAGTCACGgaggaagagacacagatgaCCCACCGGGGATGGTCCAGGGCAGGAGCAGGCGGCACGTCTCAGGGCAGGAGCTCCGCTGAGGGCGGTGGCTCCCCCCGGCTTTACGGCAGCGGCCTCCCTGGCAGGAACCTGGTGCTGCCCAGGACTGACCCCACCTCTGATGGGGTGGTTCCCTGTCCAACTCCTGAGAGCAGGACGCTAACCAAGGAGCCCCGGCCCACCCACCCAGCCCCGAGTCTGGGTGCCCACAGCTGGCAGTGCCTgtctgcccccgccccccaccctgacccccagGGACAGGCCGGGTGCTTACCCTGCTGCGCACGTCCTCCGGGCCGCCGCTCAGCTTCTGGCCCTCCAGGTCGGAGAACTTTGTCGACAGGTCCCCGGAGGACAGCTGGTATTCCGTCTGCGTCTTAATGACCACCTGTGGGAAGGGACGATGCAGGGGGCCCTGAACTaggagggctgggagggagggggccagAGGTCAGCGGGCCTGCGGTGTGAGTGCTAGTGGCGGGGCTCTGGTGGCTACCAGCTGAGGCCAAAGAGACGCTGGAAGTCTGCTGAGGCTGAGGCAGCCCAGGACCTGGCCAGACCATGGAAAGAGCCCCTCCGAGGAAAGGGTGGTTCAGGGTGCTGGAGGAGCTGACTGGGTCACATGGCGGGCTCAGCCTGGCCCTTCCTCTGCTGGACGCACTGTCTTGGAGGAGGCCATTCGTAAAGCTGCCTGGCCCACCGTCCTTTGTTTCAAGGGCAGGCTGGGAAGGGCCCCTCACCTGGTCAGCAAACGATGGCTGGAGCTGGCTGACGTCCAGGGGGCTGATCAG is drawn from Bos indicus isolate NIAB-ARS_2022 breed Sahiwal x Tharparkar chromosome 26, NIAB-ARS_B.indTharparkar_mat_pri_1.0, whole genome shotgun sequence and contains these coding sequences:
- the CALY gene encoding neuron-specific vesicular protein calcyon — translated: MVKLNCSFSGKTGSGDGGTMDSVPLISPLDVSQLQPSFADQVVIKTQTEYQLSSGDLSTKFSDLEGQKLSGGPEDVRSRMPTGRMIAFTMALMGCLLIMYKAIWYDQFSCPDGFLLRHKICTPLTLEMYYTELDPEHHRSLLAAIGAYPVGRKHGTETPWLSASYHAFKEGPRKASRAQARAAAAAAVTEPSRKPTGKPSGKPPGDSSLQEEKEAAQKLAGSTPPPAPQ